In one Dermacentor albipictus isolate Rhodes 1998 colony chromosome 4, USDA_Dalb.pri_finalv2, whole genome shotgun sequence genomic region, the following are encoded:
- the LOC135916047 gene encoding aminopeptidase Ey-like — MASSARRAAAGPRDETGHDSSSKRFRSIDRDSAQAAVVKHQAWQLACMGSCFVISVVVMMGFGAASVSGSPHRSLPATAGPRRSGGRAPGALTWWYFGANTRVAAATATTTTTNATIGNVLPRLRSGETSEEESSIETLRRPKDVAEAPLLPSEPVNAGVQKHESLSAPQAAAEKSSTDSTNAAATRLPSTPTARGARRFALEGSTPLHYVLEIEPSLDEATNFSFNGTVTVTFVCRKRADRIALHAAAVLAVDVLNIVATFRSVQKPLRIDNTSRNVLEDLYIIRLKEQLHRNERYNLTLRFSGTVGTEPKGLYRVGYFDAPGKRHKWALLTKMRPKYARRVFPCFDDPSVTASFDITIVHKKGVNALSNMPVYRTERRTPDLVADTFARTPRIPTLLIALTLNDFPSFGKGTMRVWTRASATALAQKLALDIVPKLLEHYEDYYETKYPMPKLDIVILANCTIVTSGYFGLIFMKEPTFILQNPRKTMAKDAVQRLSALAQAISAQWFGNHVTLSGWNNIWLSRALAGFNKYSALKKIDPYWDSADLELVYDVHDALYLDSLGSHYALSDEDSIEMHAENPLVNIDLKKGLALVRMVESSLSNNSFRKGLSEFLQSYRHERIHEDDIWRAFEKAENMSGTPMDLTSVMHSWTKQDGYPLVTVKRFYASGTAKVSQCRYYLNEPRLENSNIWHIPITFSNGGPFSQFRDHPPVVWLSNLEGKLTDIPYNGTWLLLNLKAKGFYRVNYDKRNWMMLIEQLKKDHTAIPHQNRAQILGDIYDLARSGALQMSLAFSASRYLTKEREFLPWKAVLNAWRGIETLLLGTNIFPSWKAFVVRLITSAYTALNWEEKPSDDVQKTLLRRDIYALACRYDYAPCVSAAVNYFKAFKSASRQQQNKIPHNQRGFVYCTAVQRGDYSDWKFVWDRFVEHAHEPGPERAELIWALSCSTNQRITRTLLRKTLNEKLLNVIDCVRIFTFVAERSVEGRNLTLDFIRKNWPSMFFMWRARFLEILIRIAAKMLNDQELDQVRNLFYNFNGTSAEVTWAFQQLDKNAAANTAWMASQYKQISKFLAEDEEESKNMKA; from the exons ATGGCGTCGTCCGCGCGCCGAGCCGCTGCAGGGCCGCGCGACGAGACCGGGCACGACTCGAGCAGCAAGCGCTTTCGTTCTATTGATAGAGACAGCGCGCAAGCAGCGGTAGTCAAACACCAAGCCTGGCAGCTCGCCTGCATGGGCTCGTGTTTCGTGATCAGCGTGGTCGTCATGATGGGCTTCGGCGCCGCGTCCGTCTCCGGCTCTCCGCACCGCTCGTTGCCCGCCACTGCCGGACCGCGACGCAGCGGCGGCCGCGCCCCTGGTGCGCTCACGTGGTGGTACTTCGGCGCGAACACCCGCGTcgcggcggcgacggcgacgacgacgacgacgaacgcgaccATCGGGAACGTTCTACCGAGGCTGCGTTCCGGAGAAACCTCGGAGGAGGAGTCGTCGATCGAGACCCTGCGCCGCCCAAAGGACGTCGCGGAAGCTCCCCTGCTTCCGTCCGAGCCCGTCAACGCCGGCGTCCAGAAGCACGAGTCCTTGTCAGCGCCGCAGGCCGCCGCCGAGAAGAGCTCGACGGACTCGACGAATGCCGCAGCCACTCGCCTTCCGAGTACGCCGACCGCGCGCGGCGCGCGCCGCTTCGCGCTGGAAGGTTCCACTCCGCTCCACTACGTCCTGGAGATCGAGCCCAGCCTGGACGAAGCGACCAACTTCTCGTTCAACGGAACCGTGACCGTCACCTTCGTGTGCCGCAAGCGCGCGGACAGGATCGCGCTGCACGCCGCGGCCGTACTGGCGGTGGACGTGCTCAACATCGTGGCCACCTTCAGGAGCGTCCAGAAGCCGCTGCGCATCGACAACACGTCTCGCAACGTGCTCGAGGACCTCTACATCATCCGGTTGAAAGAGCAGCTCCACAGGAACGAGCGCTACAACTTGACGCTACGCTTTTCCGGCACGGTGGGCACGGAGCCCAAGGGACTCTACCGGGTCGGCTACTTCGATGCGCCCGGAAAGCGACACAA GTGGGCACTGCTCACTAAAATGCGCCCTAAGTACGCCCGGAGGGTGTTCCCCTGTTTCGACGACCCTTCGGTGACGGCCAGCTTCGACATCACCATAGTGCACAAGAAGGGGGTCAACGCCTTGTCCAACATGCCAGTCTACAGGACGGAAAGGAG GACGCCAGACCTCGTGGCCGACACCTTTGCCAGGACGCCCAGGATACCAACCCTGCTCATCGCGCTGACTCTGAATGACTTTCCGTCCTTCGGCAAGGGCACA ATGCGTGTTTGGACGCGCGCATCGGCTACAGCCCTGGCACAAAAACTGGCTCTGGACATCGTGCCCAAGCTACTCGAGCATTACGAAGATTATTACGAAACGAAGTACCCGATGCCGAAACTGG ATATCGTGATCCTTGCCAACTGCACCATTGTCACGTCCGGCTACTTTGGATTGATCTTCATGAAAGAGCCGACATTCATCCTTCAGAATCCACGAAAGACAATGGCCAAGGATGCTGTGCAGAGGTTGTCGGCTTTGGCTCAGGCCATATCGGCGCAG TGGTTTGGAAACCACGTGACGCTGTCTGGATGGAACAACATCTGGCTGAGCCGAGCACTGGCCGGGTTCAACAAGTACTCGGCGCTGAAGAAAATCGACCCCTATTGGGATTCC GCTGACTTGGAGCTCGTCTACGATGTTCACGACGCACTGTATTTGGACAGCCTGGGCAGCCACTACGCGTTGTCAGACGAGGACTCCATTGAGATGCACGCCGAAAACCCTCTCGTCAACATCGACCTAAAAAAG GGCCTCGCTCTGGTAAGGATGGTGGAGTCGTCTTTGAGCAACAACAGCTTCCGGAAAGGTTTGAGC GAGTTTCTCCAGTCGTACAGACACGAACGCATACACGAGGACGACATATGGAGGGCTTTCGAGAAG GCCGAAAACATGTCGGGCACTCCCATGGATCTGACCTCGGTTATGCACTCGTGGACGAAGCAAGATGGCTACCCTTTGGTCACTGTCAAAAGGTTCTACGCTTCGGGCACTGCCAAGGTCTCCCAGTGCCGCTACTATCTGAACGAACCTCGTTTGGAAAACAG caaCATCTGGCACATTCCCATCACCTTTTCCAACGGAGGTCCATTTTCGCAATTCAGGGACCACCCTCCGGTCGTCTGGTTGTCGAATCTTGAAG GCAAGTTGACGGACATTCCCTACAACGGTACCTGGCTTTTGCTGAACCTGAAAGCCAAGGGCTTCTACCGCGTGAACTACGACAAAAGGAACTGGATGATGCTCATCGAACAACTGAAGAAAGACCACACT GCCATACCGCATCAAAACAGGGCGCAGATACTTGGCGACATCTATGACCTTGCCCG GTCGGGCGCCCTTCAGATGAGCCTAGCCTTCTCTGCCAGCCGCTACCTGACCAAGGAAAGAGAGTTTCTGCCATGGAAAGCAGTCTTGAATGCCTGGAGAGGCATCGAGACACTCCTGCTGGGCACCAACATATTCCCGTCCTGGAAG GCTTTCGTCGTGCGCCTCATCACCTCCGCTTACACGGCGTTAAACTGGGAAGAGAAGCCTTCCGACGATGTTCAGAAAAC GCTACTGCGCAGGGACATCTACGCGCTGGCTTGTCGTTACGACTACGCCCCTTGCGTGTCGGCTGCAGTCAACTACTTCAAGGCGTTCAAGAGCGCCAGTCGGCAGCAGCAGAACAA GATACCGCACAACCAGCGTGGCTTCGTGTACTGCACTGCGGTGCAGCGGGGCGACTACTCGGACTGGAAGTTCGTCTGGGACCGCTTCGTGGAGCACGCGCACGAGCCGGGCCCGGAGCGCGCCGAGCTCATCTGGGCACTGAGCTGCTCCACCAATCAGAGGATCACCCGAAC ACTCCTGAGGAAGACTCTGAACGAGAAGCTGTTGAACGTGATTGACTGCGTCCGCATATTCACCTTCGTGGCGGAACGGAGCGTCGAAGGAAGGAACCTCACGTTGGACTTCATCCGCAAGAACTGGCCGTCAATGTTCTTCAT GTGGCGTGCAAGGTTCTTAGAGATCCTAATTCGCATCGCAGCGAAAATGCTGAACGATCAGGAGCTCGACCAA GTTCGCAACTTGTTCTACAACTTCAACGGGACTTCCGCTGAAGTGACCTGGGCCTTCCAGCAGCTGGACAAAAACGCAGCCGCGAACACGGCTTGGATGGCGTCGCAGTACAAACAGATCAGCAAATTTCTGGCTGAAGACGAGGAAGAGAGCAAAAATATGAAAGCTTAA